In the Colletotrichum lupini chromosome 1, complete sequence genome, one interval contains:
- a CDS encoding aldo/keto reductase, whose protein sequence is MPQTIAPIPRLIYGTAWKKSQTAPLVASALAAGFRALDTAASHHYSEEGVGVGLRQFLSRSPSPATHGIARAGLYIQTKFSPAPSDLPIPDQVHKSIASSLKNLAVDNNLFAPSPTDSPEGQKTEGDEEFYLDCVLLHAPYPSYKDTLLAWRALETYVPSRIRTLGISNVDLPDLQRLCDEDARVKPVVVQNRLNPDEGYNTPVRVFCRERGINFQSFWTLTANPRLVRSSFVRQVAKGAGVSDEVAFYGLVLGLEGVSVLDGTTNEVRMREDLEGVEKVVAWAGGDGAEMWRESLAALKAVLGES, encoded by the coding sequence ATGCCACAAACAATCGCCCCAATTCCCCGCCTAATCTACGGCACAGCCTGGAAGAAATCCCAAACCGCGCCCCTCGTCGCCTCCGCCCTCGCCGCAGGCTTCCGCGCCCTCGACACCGCCGCGTCCCACCACTACTCGGAAGAAGGCGTCGGCGTCGGCCTCCGCCAGTTTCTCTCCCGGAGCCCCTCACCGGCCACTCACGGCATCGCCCGCGCGGGTCTCTACATCCAGACCAAATTCTCCCCCGCGCCATCAGACCTACCCATCCCAGACCAAGTCCACAAGTCCATCGCCTCCTCCCTCAAGAACCTCGCCGTCGACAACAACCTCTTCGCGCCGTCACCTACAGACTCTCCAGAAGGGCAGAAGACGGAAGGCGACGAGGAGTTCTACCTAGACTGCGTCCTCCTCCACGCCCCCTACCCCTCCTACAAAGACACCCTCCTCGCCTGGCGCGCCCTGGAAACATACGTCCCCTCCCGCATCCGCACCCTCGGCATCTCCAACGTCGACCTGCCGGACCTCCAGCGCCTCTGCGACGAGGACGCCCGCGTCAAGCCCGTCGTCGTGCAGAACCGCCTGAACCCTGATGAGGGGTACAATACCCCCGTCCGCGTCTTCTGCCGCGAGAGGGGGATTAACTTTCAGTCGTTTTGGACGTTGACGGCGAATCCGAGGTTGGTGAGGAGTTCGTTTGTGAGGCAGGTTGCAAAGGGTGCGGGCGTGAGTGACGAGGTTGCGTTTTATGGGTTGGTGCTTGGGTTGGAGGGGGTCAGTGTGCTGGATGGGACTACGAACGAGGTGAGGATGAGGGAGGACCTTGAGGGCGTGGAGAAGGTGGTGGCTTGGGCTGGTGGTGATGGTGCTGAGATGTGGAGGGAGAGTTTGGCGGCGTTGAAAGCTGTGCTTGGTGAATCTTGA
- a CDS encoding DNA repair protein rad5, whose translation MSSDTHHGVKRRRVDGNLIASGSVPVAYQASASGDENQMTRKKLPVPTNNFSVEAYSQVNSEWFACEFQDLQVPNFEDQVICFGMLTSLTAQWMTDVEKTPVTNVHLILDNEWQLVSSTNPEFRATLGSHGRELLELFHREGISIDILGLQAEQEVVDDYSISLWITLYGSREIAQGVGSTLQEAELYLQDPAFSLTDVEYFNPQRFTNTAGSRTTDFRTVFPDEDEVSANMDEALVAIDVLKSVTSTTVRRETSGSYLLRTELQSHQKQGLTFMLERERGWRLHEPNGDVWSQHVDEFGRTTYINNVNSSFRCTPPVPFKGGILADFMGLGKTLSMISLIAHDKLWESGSQSVRQEPNSLGSGGTLIIVPLSLLDNWEKELTKHLLEGHFNWRRHHAKTQLKDVCHLSTSDIILTTYTTLAKEWKIHMQTNESPIFSHEWHRIILDEAHEIKDLRRAKAQAICELRGECKWAVTGTPIQNRLSELHSLFHFLGLHPYDDKKAFDRDITNPWLRGEETGPAALKKILGYVMLRRSQDTITLPERQDHRRHLYLSSQEQRLYDAVKIKTIEFIDNALASHRGEDIYSNALEKINALRLVCELGCFQKPTSSTRLLPRTPDRQSTPLTPGREREEDEDVQNGSIAEAIDNFCPPLPNLGSNWTQEPSGMLCGSMPIDQWPTKIKALVNDIKCCVPGTKSIVFSYRTSILDVAELALNDAGICCAKIDGKKSLSKRSRIIDDFSKADGPSVLLLSLGCGAVGLTLTAASRAYLLEPQWNPSIEEQALARIHRIGQTQEVTTIRFVISNSIEQYVLDIQNGKRDLMSLLSSKPATSQQLTAKLQVNRTLPFYA comes from the exons ATGTCGTCGGATACTCATCATGGCGTAAAGCGAAGGCGAGTAGACGGGAACTTGATAGCATCCGGGTCAGTTCCTGTTGCATACCAAGCTTCTGCCTCGGGAGATGAGAATCAGATGACCAGGAAGAAGCTACCAGTGCCTACCAACAATTTTTCTGTTGAAGCATATTCGCAGGTTAACTCTGAGTGGTTCGCTTGCGAATTCCAAGATCTTCAGGTGCCCAATTTCGAGGACCAAGTTATTTGTTTTGGAATG CTCACGTCATTGACCGCACAATGGATGACCGACGTTGAGAAGACCCCAGTAACGAATGTTCATCTAATTCTAGACAACGAATGGCAACTGGTTTCTTCAACAAACCCAGAATTCCGCGCGACTTTGGGCTCACACGGTCGTGAGTTGCTTGAGTTGTTTCACCGCGAAGGCATCAGCATTGATATTCTCGGGCTGCAAGCTGAGCAAGAGGTTGTAGATGATTATAGCATATCACTATGGATAACATTATACGGATCACGGGAAATAGCCCAGGGAGTTGGTAGTACGCTGCAAGAAGCCGAGCTTTATCTACAGGATCCAGCTTTCTCTCTAACAGATGTCGAATACTTCAACCCGCAACGCTTCACTAATACGGCGGGAAGTCGAACGACCGACTTTCGAACTGTCTTTCCAGATGAGGACGAAGTCTCAGCTAACATGGATGAGGCGCTGGTGGCCATAGACGTGTTGAAGAGCGTTACTTCAACAACTGTGCGACGTGAGACGAGCGGTTCATATCTTCTTCGGACAGAGCTACAAAG TCACCAGAAGCAAGGCTTGACGTTTATGCTTGAACGAGAACGTGGCTGGCGATTACATGAGCCTAATGGGGACGTGTGGTCTCAGCATGTTGACGAGTTTGGGCGAACAAC TTATATTAACAATGTCAACTCGTCGTTTCGTTGCACACCCCCTGTTCCTTTCAAAGGCGGGATTCTTGCCGATTTCATGGGTCTCGGCAAGACACTCAGTATGATATCACTGATTGCCCATGATAAGCTCTGGGAGAGTGGATCGCAATCCGTGAGACAGGAACCAAATTCGCTAGGTTCTGGTGGCACCCTGATTATCGTACCTCTCTCAC TTCTCGACAACTGGGAAAAGGAATTAACCAA ACACCTTCTTGAGGGTCACTTCAACTGGCGTCGTCATCACGCGAAAACCCAACTGAAAGATGTGTGCCATTTGAGCACGAGTGACATCATCCTCACGACGTACACGACACTTGCGAAGGAGTGGAAAATTCATATGCAGACCAATGAGAGTCCGATTTTCTCACACGAGTGGCATCGAATCATCTTGGATGAAG CACATGAGATCAAGGACCTCAGGAGAGCAAAAGCTCAAGCCATATGTGAGCTGAGAGGTGAATGCAAATGGGCGGTTACCGGAACACCAATTCAGAACCGACTTTCTGAGCTCCACAGCTTATTTCACTTCCTTGGGTTGCATCCGTATGATGACAAGAAAGCCTTTGACAGGGACATAACGAACCCCTGGCTTCGCGGGGAAGAGACTGGTCCGGCAGCGCTGAAGAAAATTCTCGGCTACGTTATGCTGAGACGTTCGCAAGACACGATAACCTTACCAGAACGACAGGATCACCGGCGGCACCTTTATCTGAGCTCCCAGGAGCAACGTTTGTACGACGCCGTCAAGATCAAGACCATTGAGTTTATCGACAACGCGCTGGCATCTCACAGAGGGGAAGATATCTACAGTAATGCATTGGAGAAAATTAATGCGCTGAGGCTTGTCTGCGAGCTGGGATGTTTTCAGAAGCCTACATCTTCCACGAGACTACTGCCTAGAACACCAGATCGACAGTCAACTCCACTTACACCcggaagagaaagagaggagGACGAAGATGTCCAGAATGGCAGCATTGCCGAAGCGATCGACAACTTCTGTCCGCCTTTACCTAACCTTGGGTCTAACTGGACCCAAGAACCAAGCGGCATGCTCTGTGGTTCCATGCCCATAGATCAATGGCCGACCAAGATCAAAGCCCTTGTCAACGATATCAAATGCTGCGTTCCGGGAACCAAAAG CATTGTATTTTCCTACCGGACGTCCATCCTCGATGTCGCAGAACTAGCTCTCAACGACGCTGGAATCTGCTGCGCCAAGATAGATGGCAAGAAAAGTCTAAGCAAGAGGAGTCGTATCATTGACGACTTCTCAAAGGCGGACGGGCCGTCCGTACTTTTGTTGTCCTTAGGTTGCGGCGCTGTCGG GTTGACGCTCACTGCTGCTTCGAGAGCCTATCTGCTTGAACCACAATGGAACCCGTCTATTGAGGAGCAGGCACTGGCGAGGATACATAGAATAGGGCAGACTCAAGAAGTCACAACCATTCGATTTGTGATAAGCAATTCCATCGAACAG TATGTCTTGGATATCCAGAACGGGAAGCGTGACCTCATGAGTCTCCTGAGCTCAAAGCCTGCGACAAGTCAACAATTGACAGCCAAACTACAGGTAAATCGAACGCTACCTTTCTACGCATAA
- a CDS encoding NACHT domain-containing protein, with protein sequence MALLQLQRACERFRSHLSDEETRRVENVKSVEDVREAITQMERYLASRQKLRNFERLVPFLDAADRLTKPIDVLSNGVPFLPYIWAPLKLILQILSAYSRIGASLPRFSRYGNAFPDSHDFQQLLGHIYEDIIDFHCHAYRLVQKPGWAMLFSTCWGRFQHRYDSLLDSIAKTSELIDREAASYEIVQAREWRQKLLEEAQDREKKEEIHQREAVNKWLQPKFVRGSKEAEEIRFCGFMESLVLLIYFLKSNPNWNCLFFFCDFHTTGYGVSVQVLRSICAQILNLVPETASFMHKDFFNDLRLIIDGIDEIVSSEHGELIKTLAKLAETQENFRLLISSQDIPSIARNLKGRPTLIVGKQSASICKDIDLIVSSRLEAINEGLDGRVPESVFTEIRETILKRAEGMFLWVHLVLQVLETTDNIQELISSVEAFPKDLEEAYYKILTSIMSRCQATDVSKLRRIFGWMVFSKGGQPMRKFELRLEDGPSATMVFVHATVPKFLQAKFSGPFINKEDSCRDITSACIAQLTQSLTLADESLERLQHLDCVAQGFYGLLPYAHEHWIEHLLEYLELSQGFSTPDSSSIQGQLDDLSKSWFNLVEVEATRTSSAESFDSRLHWLESLPSARALVQEAFELRKATKESADIVPSSTGRNYPGLLAKNFIAFKEEYGPSAFVCPIYGCDKAVAGYSSILQLKDHSMRHQEKLRCFNQDCFYNDVGFNSSRQLKDHERRCHPSPSPPSIPQQILKRLDQGSQAPATPTTNPNQSRQELQYGAGNQSPMLTTAFQQSPAETLDYKSLETSTPSPAPAPTPAAAQQASQTTQLTETEEGFLPEPQLRNRTTPAKPAHQGLMDDMELTEYHIGYVRAYTDVLFEPRTWKDLWQWLAIHHVTPQIRQELEGIQTSQFSILMRWEQEQLRQRQLQQQTPQLQQDGMPADMATLTQSGMAYNMPSNQDHLIEVTPRGGASFIEPTQRSANLTGINLGGRPGPMNRDSLCNDYYEGSAMERAIEQGNMERVSVSPMPSPLVDIAFGPPPVRAVYKPPTKQQQEGQWF encoded by the exons ATGGCTCTTCTGCAGCTCCAAAGAGCATGTGAGCGCTTCCGGTCACACTTGTCGGACGAAGAGACGCGGCGAGTGGAAAACGTCAAGAGTGTGGAAGATGTTCGCGAGGCAATCACTCAAATGGAGCGCTATCTCGCCTCCCGTCAAAAGTTACGAAACTTCGAACGGCTCGTACCTTTTCTCGACGCAGCTGATCGTTTGACAAAACCCATCGACGTCCTATCTAATGGCGTTCCGTTCCTGCCTTACATATGG GCACCTCTCAAGCTCATTCTCCAA ATTCTCTCTGCTTATAGTCGGATTGGGGCCTCACTTCCGCGTTTCTCTCGATACGGCAATGCGTTCCCGGACAGCCACGACTTCCAGCAACTGCTGGGCCACATTTACGAGGACATTATCGACTTCCACTGCCATGCTTACCGGCTGGTACAGAAGCCGG GGTGGGCAATGCTCTTCTCGACCTGTTGGGGTCGATTCCAGCATCGGTATGATTCATTACTTGACAGCATCGCCAAAACCAGCGAACTCATAGATAGGGAGGCAGCTTCCTATGAGATAGTTCAAGCTAGAGAATGGCGGCAAAAGCTTTTGGAGGAGGCTCAAGACCGAGAAAAGAAAGAAGAGATCCACCAGCGCGAAGCTGTCAACAAGTGGCTTCAA CCCAAGTTCGTTCGTGGCTCCAAAGAGGCAGAGGAAATCCGATTCTGTGGCTTCATGGAAAGCCTGGTTCTG CTCATCTACTTTCTCAAATCAAACCCCAATTGGAATTGCTTGTTCTTCTTCTGCGATTTCCACACTACGGGCTACGGGGTAAGCGTACAGGTCTTACGGAGCATATGTGCCCAGATCCTAAACCTTGTTCCGGAGACGGCATCGTTCATGCACAAAGA CTTCTTCAACGACTTGCGCCTGATCATTGATGGAATTGATGAGATTGTGTCATCGGAACATGGAGAATTGATCAAGACCCTGGCAAAGCTCGCCGAGACGCAGGAAAACTTCAGGTTGCTCATATCTAGCCAGGATATACCGAGTATAGCGAGGAACCTGAAGGGCAGACCAACACTGATAGTTGGGAAGCAGTCTGCGTCTATTTGTAAGGATATTGACTTGATTGTCTCAAGCCGCCTGGAAGCCATCAATGAAGGGCTAGATGGTCGAGTCCCCGAATCGGTGTTCACTGAAATTCGGGAAACAATCCTCAAAAGAGCAGAAG GAATGTTCCTTTGGGTTCACCTAGTATTACAGGTGTTGGAGACGACTGACAATATTCAAGAGCTTATATCGAGCGTCGAGGCCTTTCCCAAAGACCTTGAAGAGGC ATATTACAAGATTCTCACAAGCATCATGAGCCGTTGTCAGGCAACAGATGTGTCGAAATTACGACGAATATTCGGCTGGATGGTGTTTTCGAAGGGCGGCCAGCCTATGAGGAAATTCGAATTACGACTAG AGGATGGCCCAAGTGCAACAATGGTGTTCGTCCATGCCACAGTACCCAA ATTCCTCCAAGCGAAATTCAGTGGACCGTTCATCAACAAGGAAGATTCTTGCCGAGATATCACATCAGCCTGTATTGCGCAGTTGACGCAGAGTTTGACACTGGCCGATGAAAGCTTGGAACGCCTGCAACATCTTGACTGTGTTGCCCAGGGTTTCTACGGACTTCTCCCCTACGCTCACGAACACTGGATTGAGCACCTATTGGAGTATCTCGAGCTTAGTCAAGGATTCAGTACACCCGATTCTTCGAGCATCCAAGGACAACTTGACGATCTTTCCAAAAGTTGGTTCAATCTTGTGGAAGTAGAGGCCACGCGCACTTCCAGCGCAGAAAGCTTCGACTCTCGTTTGCATTGGCTTGAAAGCCTCCCCTCAGCGAGAGCACTAGTCCAGGAAGCTTTCGAACTTCGCAAAGCAACGAAGGAATCTGCCG ACATTGTGCCCTCTTCTACGG GGAGAAATTATCCAGGGCTTTTAGCCAAGAATTTCATCGCGTTCAAAGAAGAATACGGCCCGTCCGCGTTTGTGTGTCCCATCTACGGATGCGATAAAGCTGTGGCTGGATACTCCTCAATATTACAGCTGAAGGATCACTCAATGAGACATCAAGAGAAACTACGATGCTTCAACCAAGACTGCTTCTACAACGATGTTGGTTTTAACTCTTCGAGACAACTCAAAGACCACGAGAGAAGATGCCATCCCTCACCCTCACCACCATCGATTCCTCAGCAGATTCTCAAGAGACTAGACCAAGGGAGTCAAGCGCCTGCGACGCCGACAACAAATCCCAATCAGAGTCGCCAAGAATTACAGTACGGTGCGGGTAATCAATCTCCTATGCTAACCACAGCTTTCCAGCAGAGTCCTGCAGAAACATTGGACTACAAAAGCTTAGAAACGTCCACGCCTTCCCCGGCGCCTGCGCCAACACCCGCTGCAGCCCAGCAGGCGTCTCAAACGACGCAGCTGACTGAAACAGAGGAAGGCTTTCTGCCTGAGCCGCAGTTGAG AAACCGGACTACTCCCGCGAAACCTGCTCACCAGGGACTGATGGACGATATGGAACTTACGGAATACCATATTGGATATGTCAGAGCCTATACTGATGTCCTCTTCGAGCCTCGGACGTGGAAAGACCTTTGGCAGTGGCTCGCGATTCATCATGTTACGCCCCAGATACGACAGGAGCTCGAGGGGATCCAGACGTCGCAGTTCTCGATACTTATGCGATGGGAACAGGAACAGCTACGGCAACGACAACTACAACAACAGACGCCGCAACTTCAGCAGGATGGCATGCCGGCGGATATGGCGACTCTCACCCAATCGGGCATGGCTTACAACATGCCTTCTAATCAGGACCATCTAATTGAAGTGACGCCAAGGGGTGGCGCCTCGTTTATCGAACCAACACAACGCTCTGCGAACCTCACAGGCATCAATTTGGGGGGTCGGCCTGGTCCGATGAACAGAGACAGCTTATGCAACGATTACTACGAAGGATCTGCCATGGAGCGAGCTATAGAACAGGGTAATATGGAACGAGTATCAGTTTCCCCTATGCCTTCTCCGCTAGTAGACATCGCCTTCGGCCCTCCGCCCGTCCGAGCTGTGTATAAGCCCCCAACgaagcagcagcaggagGGGCAATGGTTCTAG